One window of Manihot esculenta cultivar AM560-2 chromosome 17, M.esculenta_v8, whole genome shotgun sequence genomic DNA carries:
- the LOC110607426 gene encoding metalloendoproteinase 2-MMP has translation MSWKISYFMIVFLLFSIPSSISQSQTFKPQEQAFKFLQNLKEVHKGQTVVGLDEVKKFLIRFGYYPNSYDTRHLNNYFDDQLKFALKKYQKFFRLNITGSLGSETIQKMMIPRCGVPDITDFTSLNQSRDSIIGPLYAFPAGMPKWNKFNLTYVFLPNVPNSKDVRAAFAQAFVNWQIGSPFRFHEAAAGEIQDLHIGFYTGDHGDGSPFDGPGNVLAHSFYPSDGRTHYDATENWSTNPASNQVDVESVAVHEIGHLLGLAHSQDPKAVMYPTIQYGVIKRVLSPDDVQGIQTLYPKP, from the coding sequence atgTCTTggaaaatttcttattttatgatAGTCTTCCTCCTTTTTTCAATCCCATCCTCCATATCTCAATCTCAGACCTTCAAACCTCAGGAGCAAGCTTTCAAATTCCTTCAAAATCTAAAGGAAGTCCACAAGGGCCAAACTGTCGTTGGCCTTGATGAAGTGAAAAAATTTCTCATTAGATTTGGATATTATCCAAACTCTTATGATACCCGTcatctaaataattattttgacgATCAATTAAAGTTTGCTCTTaagaaatatcaaaaatttttCCGTCTCAATATTACTGGAAGTCTCGGCTCTGAAACTATACAAAAGATGATGATTCCGCGATGTGGAGTACCTGATATCACCGATTTTACATCCTTAAACCAGTCTAGAGACTCTATCATTGGTCCTCTTTATGCATTTCCAGCAGGTATGCCAAAATGGAACAAGTTCAATCTCACTTATGTGTTCCTCCCCAATGTACCCAATTCTAAAGATGTGAGGGCTGCATTTGCACAAGCTTTTGTAAATTGGCAGATTGGATCCCCGTTCCGTTTCCACGAAGCAGCTGCTGGTGAAATACAAGATCTTCATATTGGCTTTTACACTGGTGATCACGGAGATGGCTCACCTTTTGATGGACCTGGTAATGTTTTGGCTCATTCTTTCTATCCAAGTGATGGAAGGACGCATTATGATGCTACTGAAAATTGGAGTACTAATCCTGCTAGTAACCAAGTGGACGTGGAATCTGTTGCTGTTCATGAAATTGGTCACCTTTTGGGTCTTGCACATAGCCAGGATCCCAAGGCTGTTATGTATCCTACAATTCAATATGGGGTTATTAAAAGAGTTCTTAGTCCAGATGATGTTCAAGGCATACAAACTCTATACCCTAAACCCTAA